Proteins found in one Orcinus orca chromosome 11, mOrcOrc1.1, whole genome shotgun sequence genomic segment:
- the SP7 gene encoding transcription factor Sp7 has product MLTAACSKFGGSSPLRDSATLGKAGTKKPYSLGSDLSAPKTMGDAYPAPFSSTNGLLSPAGSPPAPTSGYANDYPPFSHSFPGPTGTQDPGLLVPKGHSSSDCLPSVYTSLDMAHPYGSWYKAGIHAGISPGPGNAPTPWWDMHPGGNWLGGGQGQGDGLQGTLPTGPAQPPLNPQLSTYPSDFAPLNPAPYPAPHLLQPGPQHVLPQDVYKPKAVGNSGQLEGSGGAKPPRGAGTGGSAGYGGSGAGRSSCDCPNCQELERLGAAAAGLRKKPIHSCHIPGCGKVYGKASHLKAHLRWHTGERPFVCNWLFCGKRFTRSDELERHVRTHTREKKFTCLLCSKRFTRSDHLSKHQRTHGEPGPGPPPSGPKELGEGRSAGEEEANQTPRPPASPAPAEKVPEGSPEQSNLLEI; this is encoded by the coding sequence ATGCTGACAGCGGCGTGCAGCAAATTTGGTGGCTCCAGCCCTCTGCGGGACTCAGCGACACTGGGCAAAGCAGGCACAAAGAAGCCATACTCTCTGGGCAGTGACCTTTCGGCCCCCAAAACCATGGGCGATGCCTACCCAGCCCCCTTTTCAAGCACCAATGGGCTCCTCTCACCTGCCGGCAGTCCTCCAGCACCCACCTCGGGCTATGCCAATGACTACCCTCCCTTTTCCCACTCATTCCCTGGGCCCACGGGCACCCAGGACCCTGGGCTACTAGTGCCCAAGGGGCACAGCTCTTCTGACTGCCTGCCCAGTGTCTACACCTCTCTGGACATGGCACACCCCTATGGCTCCTGGTACAAGGCAGGCATCCACGCAGGCATCTCACCAGGCCCTGGCAATGCTCCTACTCCTTGGTGGGACATGCACCCTGGGGGCAACTGGCTAGGTGGCGGGCAGGGCCAGGGTGATGGGCTGCAAGGGACACTACCCACAGGCCCTGCTCAGCCTCCACTGAACCCCCAGCTGTCCACCTACCCATCCGACTTTGCCCCCCTTAATCCTGCCCCCTACCCAGCTCCCCACCTCCTGCAGCCAGGGCCCCAGCATGTCTTGCCCCAAGATGTCTATAAACCCAAGGCGGTGGGCAACAGCGGGCAGCTGGAGGGGAGTGGTGGAGCCAAACCCCCTCGGGGTGCAGGCACAGGGGGCAGTGCTGGCTACGGGGGCAGTGGAGCAGGGCGCTCCTCCTGCGACTGCCCCAACTGCCAGGAGCTAGAGCGCCTGGGCGCCGCGGCGGCCGGGCTGCGGAAGAAGCCGATCCACAGCTGCCACATTCCGGGCTGCGGCAAAGTGTATGGCAAGGCCTCCCATCTGAAGGCCCACCTGCGCTGGCACACGGGCGAGAGGCCCTTCGTCTGCAACTGGCTCTTCTGTGGCAAGAGGTTCACCCGTTCGGACGAGCTGGAGCGCCACGTGCGCACTCACACCCGGGAGAAGAAGTTCACCTGCCTGCTCTGCTCCAAGCGCTTTACCCGAAGCGACCACCTGAGCAAACACCAACGCACCCACGGCGAGCCAGGCCCAGGACCCCCACCCAGCGGCCccaaggagctgggggagggccgCAGCGCCGGGGAAGAAGAGGCCAATCAGACGCCCCGACCTCCGGCCTCACCGGCACCCGCAGAAAAAGTCCCTGAAGGCAGCCCAGAGCAGAGCAACCTGCTGGAGATCTGA